The following is a genomic window from Aquificota bacterium.
TTCCTTCTCTTCTCACAAGGCTAACCCATAAGGACCTTAGAGGCCTTTCCCTAGGCTTTTTTAATACAACTCAATTTTTGGGAGCTTTCCTTGGCGGTATGTGGGGAGGCTATACCTTAAAACATGGCTACAGTTATATGACCCTTTTTGCCATGGCTTTTGCCATCTTTTGGTTTTTTGTGGGAAGCCTTTGGTTTTTGGGGCTAAGAATTCCTAATGCATCTACAAGGTCTTGAACTACTACTTACTATACTTGAATACAGGGATGTTTATACAAGAGGGCATACAGATAGGGGCATCTTTTACGCCACAAAGATAGGCGAAAGCCTTGGACTTTACGAAAGGGAACTTGACCTTCTTCGTATTGGTGGTATGTTGCACGATGTGGGGAAAATAGCCATACCAGACGTTATACTCCTAAAGCCGGGAAAGCTTACAAAAGAAGAGTTTGAAGTGATGAAGCTCCATGTGCAACTGGGCTATGAAATGGTAAAGGGCCTTGACCTACCTTATGAATCCCTTGAAGTTTTACTATACCATCAAGAAAAATACGATGGTACTGGATACCCTTACGGATTGAAAGGTCAAGAAATACCTTTACTTGCAAGGATATACACCATTGCGGATGCTTTTGAAGCTATGACTGCAAGGAGAATATACAAAAGAGCAAAAACTTGGGAACAAGCTTTAAACGAGCTTGAGGAGTTGGCAGGTATGCAGTTTGACCCAGATATAGTAGGTTATGCCGTCAAAACATTGAGAGGGCTAAAACACGTGGAAATAAGCCATTCACGTGTAAATCAAGAAATAGAAAAGATACGGTGGAGCTTTCAGTATTTAGACCCAAGCGGTGCTATAAAGGGAGACCTTTTCCTAACTACGCTAAAGGCCTTTATGGACCAAAGGGAAAGTTTTTGTTTGACAGTTTTTGATATAAAAAATCTCACTCAAATAAACCTTGAAAGGGGTTGGGAGGCTGGCAACGAAGTCTTAAAACATCTTGTAAGAGCTATAAACATTCAATGCTGTGCTTCTTACGATATAAGGGACATAATCCTAAGGCTGATGAAGGAGGATGTAATAGATATAACAAGCCCTGTTGTATTCCGTATAGGGGGCGATGAGTTTGCAGTTATAGCACCGTATATTCCACCTGAGGAGAAGGTTCTTGGAGTTATAAAGGCTATGAAAGATATTAACGTAGAAATAGACTATATGCGACTTGAATATCCTTCAGTCATTTCCACTTATCAGGAGGCTATTAATAGAATCTTTGCTTTTACTAAGAAT
Proteins encoded in this region:
- a CDS encoding HD domain-containing protein, with the protein product MHLQGLELLLTILEYRDVYTRGHTDRGIFYATKIGESLGLYERELDLLRIGGMLHDVGKIAIPDVILLKPGKLTKEEFEVMKLHVQLGYEMVKGLDLPYESLEVLLYHQEKYDGTGYPYGLKGQEIPLLARIYTIADAFEAMTARRIYKRAKTWEQALNELEELAGMQFDPDIVGYAVKTLRGLKHVEISHSRVNQEIEKIRWSFQYLDPSGAIKGDLFLTTLKAFMDQRESFCLTVFDIKNLTQINLERGWEAGNEVLKHLVRAINIQCCASYDIRDIILRLMKEDVIDITSPVVFRIGGDEFAVIAPYIPPEEKVLGVIKAMKDINVEIDYMRLEYPSVISTYQEAINRIFAFTKNKFIDFYR